A DNA window from Hymenobacter aquaticus contains the following coding sequences:
- a CDS encoding nitroreductase family protein yields MTVLQKDNYTLKALCRQDVESRNSHVNRINFALNSFDFERQAAPVPFTAALRKYQGLFEAVYGYRQDDKDPLKRTTPSAGALYPTELLLLHHLEGQWQLLYYNFRQHCFFRVAPANLRQLLDDLKPTSDRSVMLVYSDFGRTIQKYGVRAFRYLYLDASFVLYNTWLLAATWKKNANLALHFPRKSARGYLPAPASNTLLFSLALSNDFDAVPLEVAACTPAFAEGSAPASSIAYPNIYNANLLRAQSFYAKACADNQAYVARLDYGGPELHPEDVLHYLLNRRSVKTFADQAVPLAQYTAVRQEVRAYADKIKTVLGTDDFELACLPVNVEGTALGVEYLMAGVVREVAAASRAELSAQIVAACQDQIIMRHAAFVVVVLVNVNKRNGYSTGYIDYVKGALFGGLVCANLYQSGLFNKVGTTTIGGFSEKLLGAVLGQEGYLPMVVQAFGVPDNTIAKYDNSTVVAVR; encoded by the coding sequence ATGACTGTTCTGCAAAAAGATAACTATACGCTCAAGGCCCTGTGCCGGCAGGATGTCGAGTCGCGCAATTCCCACGTCAACCGCATCAACTTCGCCCTCAACTCCTTCGACTTTGAGCGCCAGGCGGCGCCGGTGCCCTTCACGGCCGCGCTGCGCAAGTACCAGGGGCTTTTCGAGGCCGTGTACGGCTACCGCCAGGACGACAAGGACCCGCTGAAGCGCACCACGCCCTCGGCCGGCGCCCTGTACCCCACCGAGCTACTGCTGCTGCACCACCTCGAGGGCCAGTGGCAATTGCTGTACTACAACTTCCGGCAGCACTGCTTTTTCCGGGTGGCCCCGGCCAACCTGCGCCAGCTGCTCGACGACCTGAAGCCCACTTCCGACCGGAGCGTGATGCTGGTGTACTCCGACTTCGGGCGCACCATCCAGAAGTACGGCGTGCGGGCCTTCCGCTACCTCTACCTCGACGCTTCCTTCGTGCTGTATAACACCTGGCTGCTGGCGGCCACCTGGAAGAAAAACGCGAATCTGGCGCTGCACTTCCCCCGCAAGTCGGCCCGGGGCTACCTGCCCGCGCCGGCCAGCAACACCCTGCTCTTCAGCCTGGCCCTCAGCAACGACTTCGACGCCGTGCCGCTCGAGGTGGCGGCCTGCACGCCCGCGTTTGCCGAAGGCAGCGCCCCGGCCTCGTCCATTGCCTACCCCAACATCTACAACGCCAACCTGCTGCGGGCCCAGAGCTTCTACGCCAAAGCCTGCGCCGACAACCAGGCCTACGTCGCCCGGCTCGACTACGGCGGGCCGGAGCTGCACCCCGAGGACGTGCTGCACTACCTGCTCAACCGCCGGTCGGTGAAAACCTTCGCCGACCAGGCCGTGCCGCTGGCCCAATACACGGCCGTGCGGCAGGAGGTGCGGGCCTACGCCGACAAGATCAAAACCGTGCTGGGCACCGACGACTTCGAACTGGCCTGCCTGCCGGTGAACGTGGAAGGCACGGCCCTCGGCGTGGAATACCTGATGGCGGGAGTGGTGCGGGAAGTGGCGGCGGCCAGCCGGGCCGAGCTCAGCGCCCAGATTGTGGCCGCCTGCCAAGACCAGATCATCATGCGCCACGCGGCCTTCGTGGTGGTGGTACTCGTGAACGTGAACAAGCGCAACGGCTACTCGACCGGCTACATCGACTACGTGAAGGGCGCGCTGTTCGGCGGGTTGGTTTGCGCCAACCTCTACCAGTCCGGCCTGTTCAACAAGGTCGGCACCACCACCATTGGGGGCTTCTCCGAGAAGCTACTTGGGGCGGTGCTGGGCCAGGAAGGCTACCTGCCGATGGTGGTGCAGGCCTTCGGTGTGCCCGACAATACCATTGCCAAATATGATAATTCGACGGTAGTGGCCGTGCGGTAA
- a CDS encoding alpha/beta fold hydrolase, translating into MRYPIEQGFVEVSPCIELHYEVYGPKDGQPLVVVNDFFSSKHIWVRYFAPVLSRYRLVVYDLRNQGSYNKIQPLVNSMSLDDHVADLACLLDKLALAQPILVGISTSTLICKRFALLHPAALSALVLVAPFFSPFGETRKKLLLNGWLTALNTAGPDALFEQLYAQSLSCRTVQEGQDVAFLAQKAIFLNTNSPEQLRAFLTLAATHTDNAEELRKIKVRTLLVAGEQDFLNSPSSIALLARLLPDASVSIIDFCNHMPYFESKTMFEKVLLEFVTEPETVACN; encoded by the coding sequence ATGAGATATCCAATCGAACAAGGCTTTGTAGAGGTGAGCCCCTGCATTGAATTGCATTATGAAGTGTACGGCCCCAAAGACGGGCAGCCGCTGGTGGTGGTCAACGACTTCTTTTCGTCCAAGCACATCTGGGTGCGGTATTTCGCGCCGGTGCTCAGCCGCTACCGGCTGGTGGTGTACGATTTGCGCAATCAGGGCTCCTACAACAAGATTCAGCCCCTGGTCAATAGCATGAGCCTCGACGACCACGTGGCCGATCTGGCCTGCCTGCTTGATAAGCTGGCGCTGGCGCAGCCCATCTTAGTGGGCATTTCTACTTCCACGCTTATCTGCAAGCGGTTTGCCCTGCTGCACCCCGCCGCGCTGTCGGCCCTGGTGCTGGTGGCGCCCTTCTTCAGCCCCTTCGGCGAAACCCGCAAGAAGCTGCTGCTCAACGGCTGGCTGACGGCCCTGAATACGGCCGGCCCCGACGCCCTGTTTGAGCAGCTCTACGCCCAGAGCCTCTCGTGCCGCACGGTGCAGGAAGGGCAGGACGTAGCCTTTCTGGCCCAGAAAGCCATTTTCCTCAATACCAACTCCCCCGAGCAGCTGCGGGCCTTCCTGACCCTGGCCGCTACCCACACCGACAACGCCGAGGAGCTGCGCAAAATCAAGGTCCGGACGCTGCTGGTGGCCGGCGAGCAGGATTTTCTGAACTCGCCCTCCAGCATTGCCCTGCTGGCCCGCCTGCTGCCCGACGCGTCGGTGTCCATCATCGACTTCTGCAACCACATGCCCTACTTCGAGTCGAAAACGATGTTCGAAAAGGTGCTGCTGGAGTTCGTTACCGAGCCCGAAACGGTGGCTTGCAACTAA
- a CDS encoding pyridoxal phosphate-dependent aminotransferase, translating to MLPASTSSLLADRLHGLGESQTLAMTVRARALRAQGFPIINLSLGEPDFPTAPHIREAAKQAIDEGNSWYTPVAGTLELRQAIADKLRRENNISWNPENILVSTGAKQALANVILALVNPGDEVLIFAPYWLTYHELVQLAGGVPVLLEGSYANQLKATAADLSDAITPRTKLVVYSSPCNPTGAIFSREELTQMARVVARHPRVLVVADEIYEHIRFQEEYFSMASLDFVREQVITVNGFSKGYAMTGWRVGYLAAARWIVEACNAVQGQVTSGPCAISQKAAVAALTGTQEPVRAMQEVYRRRRDLVMELLGAIPHLPVDEPAGAFFLLPDVSYYLGREVSGQRLATAQDLCAWLLEEAHVALVTGAPFGAPTCIRLSYATSEENLRQALPRLRTTLAALVGHPQEACYL from the coding sequence ATGCTGCCTGCCTCCACGTCTTCTCTGCTGGCCGACCGGCTTCACGGTCTGGGCGAGTCGCAAACCCTGGCCATGACGGTCAGGGCGCGGGCGTTGCGGGCCCAGGGCTTTCCGATCATCAACCTGAGCCTGGGCGAGCCGGACTTTCCCACCGCGCCCCACATCCGGGAGGCCGCCAAGCAGGCCATCGACGAGGGCAACTCCTGGTACACGCCCGTGGCCGGCACCCTGGAGCTGCGCCAGGCCATTGCCGACAAGCTCCGGCGGGAAAACAACATCAGCTGGAATCCGGAAAACATCCTCGTCTCGACTGGGGCTAAGCAGGCTCTGGCCAACGTGATTCTGGCCCTGGTGAACCCCGGCGACGAAGTCCTGATTTTCGCGCCCTACTGGCTCACGTACCACGAGCTGGTGCAGCTGGCCGGCGGCGTGCCGGTGCTGCTCGAAGGCAGCTACGCCAACCAGCTCAAAGCCACGGCCGCCGATTTGTCGGACGCCATTACGCCCCGCACCAAGCTGGTCGTCTACTCGTCGCCCTGCAACCCGACCGGCGCTATTTTCAGCCGCGAAGAGCTTACCCAGATGGCCCGGGTGGTGGCCCGGCACCCGCGGGTGCTGGTCGTGGCCGACGAAATCTACGAGCATATCCGCTTCCAGGAAGAGTACTTCAGCATGGCCTCGCTCGACTTCGTGCGGGAGCAGGTCATCACGGTGAACGGCTTTTCGAAGGGCTATGCCATGACGGGCTGGCGCGTGGGCTACCTGGCCGCCGCCCGCTGGATAGTGGAAGCCTGCAACGCGGTGCAGGGGCAGGTAACGTCCGGGCCCTGCGCTATTTCCCAGAAAGCCGCCGTGGCGGCCCTCACCGGCACCCAGGAGCCAGTACGGGCCATGCAGGAAGTGTACCGCCGGCGCCGCGACCTGGTAATGGAGCTGCTCGGTGCCATTCCGCACCTGCCCGTGGATGAGCCCGCCGGCGCGTTTTTCCTGCTGCCCGACGTGAGCTACTACCTCGGCCGCGAGGTGAGCGGCCAGCGCCTCGCCACCGCCCAGGACCTGTGCGCCTGGCTGCTGGAAGAAGCCCACGTGGCCCTCGTGACCGGGGCGCCGTTTGGCGCGCCGACCTGCATCCGGCTGTCGTATGCTACTTCCGAAGAGAACCTGCGCCAGGCGCTGCCGCGGCTGCGGACCACGCTGGCCGCGCTGGTCGGGCACCCGCAGGAAGCCTGTTATTTATAA
- a CDS encoding acyl carrier protein, translating into MEKKDIIRRLWEMLIDAGYERFTNCSPDEIKDELLVDLGLDSMGLLHLMVGIETEFGIEWRANDVNALTLSTLHTIASFLLMEAHNAVVHTYGLAREAFGGSAEGYFQLRPQPIVGHEQFSAAHGR; encoded by the coding sequence ATGGAAAAGAAAGACATTATCCGCCGGCTGTGGGAAATGCTGATTGACGCCGGCTACGAGCGGTTCACCAACTGCAGCCCCGACGAAATCAAGGATGAGCTGCTGGTTGACCTGGGCCTGGACTCAATGGGCCTGTTGCATCTGATGGTGGGCATCGAAACCGAGTTCGGCATCGAGTGGCGCGCCAACGACGTGAATGCCCTCACCCTGAGCACCCTGCACACCATTGCCAGCTTCCTGCTGATGGAGGCCCACAACGCGGTGGTACACACCTACGGCCTGGCCCGGGAGGCTTTCGGCGGCAGCGCGGAGGGCTACTTCCAGCTGCGGCCCCAGCCCATCGTGGGCCACGAGCAGTTTTCGGCGGCCCACGGCCGCTAA
- a CDS encoding D-TA family PLP-dependent enzyme, giving the protein MWFEIKNIEAIDSPAVILLQERVLANLAALTRLVPDVARLRPHVKTHKMLEVTRLLLGAGITQFKAATIAEAEMVAMAGAPDVLLAYQVTGPKVKRLQALRAAYPGTAFSCLVDTAPVADELAQAFAAQPLPVYLDLNVGMNRTGVAPERALALCRHCQALPGLQVVGLHAYDGHINDTDPAKTDVVYALVRQAQAAIEAATGQRLALVLGGSPTFLNHARHPEVTVSPGTFIFWDAFYQEALPDLPFEPAAILATRVLSVVDGQTLTLDLGHKAVAAERPLPRVRFLNLPDGVPISQSEEHMVVRVPDTAHLPVGTVVYAVPLHVCPTIALYEYAYVARNQECQTTWKVNARTRMITI; this is encoded by the coding sequence ATGTGGTTTGAGATAAAAAATATCGAGGCAATTGACTCGCCGGCGGTTATTCTGCTCCAGGAGCGGGTGCTGGCGAACCTGGCCGCCCTGACCCGGCTGGTGCCCGACGTGGCGCGCCTGCGCCCCCACGTGAAAACGCACAAGATGCTGGAAGTAACCCGGCTGCTGCTCGGGGCGGGCATCACGCAGTTCAAGGCCGCCACCATTGCCGAAGCCGAAATGGTGGCTATGGCCGGCGCCCCCGACGTGCTGCTGGCTTACCAGGTGACGGGCCCCAAGGTGAAGCGCCTGCAGGCCCTGCGCGCGGCCTACCCCGGCACGGCCTTTTCCTGCCTGGTCGATACCGCCCCGGTGGCCGACGAGCTGGCCCAGGCCTTTGCCGCCCAGCCCTTGCCCGTGTACCTGGACCTGAACGTGGGCATGAACCGCACCGGCGTCGCCCCCGAGCGGGCGTTGGCGCTCTGCCGGCACTGCCAGGCCCTGCCCGGACTGCAGGTAGTGGGCCTGCACGCCTACGACGGCCACATCAACGACACCGACCCGGCCAAGACCGACGTGGTGTATGCCCTGGTCCGGCAGGCCCAGGCGGCAATTGAAGCTGCCACTGGCCAGCGCCTGGCGCTGGTGCTGGGCGGCTCGCCCACGTTTCTCAACCACGCCCGCCACCCCGAAGTAACGGTAAGCCCCGGCACGTTTATCTTCTGGGATGCCTTCTACCAGGAAGCCCTGCCCGACCTGCCTTTTGAGCCGGCCGCCATTCTGGCTACCCGGGTGCTGTCGGTGGTCGATGGGCAGACGCTCACGCTGGATCTGGGCCACAAGGCCGTGGCGGCCGAGCGGCCCCTGCCCCGGGTGCGCTTCCTGAACCTGCCCGACGGCGTGCCCATCAGCCAGAGCGAAGAGCACATGGTGGTGCGCGTGCCCGATACAGCCCATCTGCCCGTGGGCACGGTGGTGTACGCGGTGCCCCTGCACGTGTGTCCTACCATTGCCCTCTACGAGTACGCCTACGTGGCCCGCAACCAGGAATGCCAGACTACCTGGAAAGTAAACGCCCGCACCCGAATGATTACCATATAG
- a CDS encoding non-ribosomal peptide synthetase gives MEQEVKDCVEVSAQQVRQYWQTQLADELPVLDFPGDVAATEQAPATALAHFSIDSALTQALRDYSQQTNGTLFTGVVALLTSVLHWYTRQQDIIVTTSLSAPDGSGFEALPLRLRPRPADSFAAVLAQATEVAAQAAHHRAFTLDAAAQALELTPEVVARSLRALQLVYQAEGAPVADATPAATRTALLVRVAAGEELEFTLEYDAGRYSPALMAQLGRHCRQLLAALLAAPAQPIGRAALLSEPEKRQLLQEFNASAIAFPENGQTIVELFENMVRQHPDKTALVFEGQELTYRELNERADQLARRLLALAPVTDAAGQNRLVAICLERGFNVYVAMLASLKSGAGYVPLDPHYPEERVAFMLQDTQARLVLTEPKMLAAKPYLAGEGRQMVILGEEAANDAPAAPLALPRRVAGSDVAYVIYTSGSTGLPKGVLIEHDQIAATLLHMRNYYGLSAADTCVYYRSYCFDGSIEETLLPMISGARVIIVPTNTEEDLVAYLYRVIEQYGVTKINTPPAFLHLFLDRIESGAALHSLRHLVSGGDVLNKSLIGRLHANLTAKVHNTYGPTENTIDSTVFEVDRAAHYHTIPIGRPVANSSCYVLNEFLQPVPLGVVGELCVGGTGVGRGYLNRPELTAEKFIANPFAAVAELGYANERIYRTGDLARWLPDGTIEFLGRIDNQVKIRGFRIELEEIEAALLKHPEIDSAVVVVRQFENSKELVAYLVSKVPQSADALRGYLKAKMPDYMVPSYFVQLAQMPISTTGKVNKAALPDPKTNALSGSQQHVGARNSREAKLIEIWQEVLNRDTIGVKDNFIDMGGTSLSAIQVILKLRTDGYKISTRDFLENLVLEEQAAVLNDDAAQAVEPTTQNVTVALSPAQQALVQQPAAAHPALVLQARGWLSEAMLSQVLDKLLSHHEVLRAALVQAGGQWQLEIPPTAKPLIAYFDHRPFSEAEAAEEERQVLAAARQEELGQGMPAVKFLVFRRAQADRVAIVAHAALLDAAAWQVLVADMVTLFAQAEKNSTLALPAKAHGFQRWMDELAAAPAATAAEQAFWQAATEASAGSRTSAEPAAEQVRLVIPSISQAALATANQAFDTDSAQLVLTAFLGALRAELGLTTAAVELAASAREAGGEEGNSLGNFTVNYPLGLALNDFPVWEAALAAVRHQVEQVPGKGTGYAAGAAAQNAPAGVPPFRFAYQEASFADALTDSPFQAAEYEAAAPLALSAGLDFSATLLDNDQLQVVLRYAPGQYSATVVEAIGRSFEAGLRQTVAACAARVAAQGPLYRISYNQQYFFRSGDIDQSRGVLPEFVFPTASVALFQSLCTQFLAALDILRVRFERHHGEIFQRVAPAATVVPDVRRHQVADAHNAAATEAVFQRELHQPFQFSDQQLVRFVVVHDAQVARCQIVVHHAVTDGASNQLLVQLIQSLMSGQMEPLQHFVQTAPRYWDYIRWQSRFMRSATARQQLSYWTTNLAGFEHTAPLGGKAEEEQFDYLFRISQVIQGDSHERILAFCKAYEIDLSSFFLTAFALTLYARSGAEETIVDIFSNGRDQLIPGVAVPQLVGVIANKLPIKLRLSEQMSFGQVCKQVMEVYYEGRLHQQIPYIEMEKALRAACQHTLGDFVQVRFNYFDYSAFPFGKGTEGFTSQAKEVKLIGNNAAVLSNYRLILDCKAYQDTVKLEWKYPCTETFEGWEDTILPIVRLITESTQAPLSRIGAEAAAPEAAAESADDLVTMTI, from the coding sequence ATGGAACAGGAAGTAAAAGATTGTGTGGAAGTGAGTGCGCAGCAAGTCCGGCAGTACTGGCAGACCCAGCTGGCCGACGAGCTGCCCGTGTTGGATTTCCCCGGCGACGTGGCCGCGACGGAACAGGCACCTGCCACCGCTCTGGCTCACTTTTCTATTGATTCGGCGCTAACCCAGGCCCTGCGCGACTACAGCCAGCAAACCAACGGCACGCTGTTCACGGGCGTAGTAGCCCTGCTGACGAGCGTGCTGCACTGGTACACCCGCCAGCAGGATATTATCGTGACGACCAGCTTAAGCGCCCCCGACGGCTCCGGCTTCGAGGCGCTGCCGCTGCGCCTGCGCCCCCGGCCCGCCGACTCTTTCGCTGCCGTGCTGGCCCAGGCTACCGAGGTGGCCGCGCAGGCCGCCCACCACCGCGCGTTTACTCTCGACGCCGCGGCCCAGGCCCTGGAGCTGACGCCCGAAGTAGTGGCGCGCAGCCTGCGGGCCTTGCAGCTCGTCTACCAGGCGGAAGGCGCGCCGGTAGCAGACGCTACGCCGGCCGCTACGCGCACCGCGCTGCTAGTGCGCGTAGCGGCCGGCGAGGAGCTGGAATTTACCCTCGAATACGACGCCGGCCGCTACAGCCCGGCCCTGATGGCGCAGCTGGGCCGCCACTGCCGGCAGCTGCTGGCCGCGCTGCTGGCTGCTCCCGCGCAGCCCATCGGCCGCGCCGCGCTGCTGTCGGAGCCCGAGAAGCGGCAGCTGCTGCAAGAGTTCAACGCCAGCGCCATTGCCTTCCCCGAAAACGGCCAGACCATCGTCGAGCTGTTCGAGAACATGGTGCGGCAGCATCCCGACAAGACGGCCCTGGTGTTTGAAGGCCAGGAGCTGACCTACCGGGAGCTGAACGAGCGCGCCGACCAGCTGGCCCGGCGCCTGCTGGCCCTGGCCCCGGTGACGGACGCGGCCGGGCAAAACCGCCTGGTGGCCATTTGCCTGGAGCGAGGCTTCAACGTGTACGTGGCCATGCTGGCCAGCCTGAAAAGCGGGGCCGGCTACGTGCCCCTCGACCCGCACTACCCCGAGGAGCGGGTGGCCTTTATGCTCCAGGATACCCAGGCTCGCCTGGTGCTGACCGAGCCCAAGATGCTGGCCGCCAAGCCGTATCTGGCAGGGGAGGGGCGGCAGATGGTCATCCTGGGCGAGGAAGCCGCCAACGACGCGCCGGCGGCCCCACTGGCGCTGCCCCGCCGCGTAGCCGGCTCCGACGTGGCCTACGTCATCTACACCTCCGGCTCGACCGGCCTGCCCAAGGGCGTACTCATTGAGCACGACCAGATTGCGGCCACGCTGCTGCACATGCGCAACTACTACGGCCTGAGCGCCGCCGATACCTGCGTGTACTACCGCTCATACTGCTTCGACGGCAGCATCGAGGAAACCCTGCTGCCCATGATTTCCGGGGCGCGGGTTATCATCGTGCCCACCAACACCGAGGAAGACCTGGTGGCTTACCTCTACCGGGTTATCGAGCAGTATGGCGTTACCAAAATCAATACGCCGCCGGCCTTCCTGCACCTGTTCCTAGACCGCATCGAAAGCGGCGCGGCCCTGCACTCGCTGCGCCACCTCGTGTCGGGCGGCGACGTGCTCAATAAGTCGCTGATCGGGCGGCTGCACGCCAACCTCACGGCCAAGGTGCACAACACCTACGGCCCCACCGAAAACACCATCGACTCCACGGTTTTTGAAGTCGACCGCGCCGCGCACTACCACACCATCCCGATCGGGCGGCCCGTGGCCAACTCCTCGTGCTACGTGCTCAACGAGTTTCTGCAACCCGTGCCGCTGGGCGTGGTGGGCGAGCTGTGCGTGGGCGGCACCGGCGTGGGCCGCGGCTACCTGAACCGGCCCGAGCTGACGGCCGAGAAGTTTATTGCCAACCCCTTCGCCGCCGTGGCCGAGCTGGGCTACGCCAACGAGCGGATTTACCGCACCGGCGACCTGGCCCGCTGGCTGCCCGACGGCACCATCGAGTTCCTGGGCCGCATCGACAACCAGGTCAAGATCCGGGGCTTCCGCATCGAGCTGGAGGAAATCGAAGCCGCCCTGCTCAAGCACCCCGAAATCGACAGCGCCGTGGTGGTGGTCCGGCAGTTTGAGAACAGCAAGGAGCTGGTGGCCTACCTGGTGAGCAAAGTGCCCCAGAGCGCCGACGCGCTGCGTGGCTACCTCAAAGCCAAAATGCCCGACTACATGGTGCCCAGCTACTTCGTGCAGCTGGCCCAGATGCCCATCAGCACCACCGGCAAGGTGAACAAAGCCGCCCTGCCCGACCCCAAAACCAACGCCCTGTCCGGCAGCCAGCAGCACGTGGGGGCCCGCAACTCCCGCGAGGCCAAGCTGATCGAAATCTGGCAAGAGGTGCTCAACCGGGACACCATCGGGGTCAAAGACAACTTCATCGACATGGGCGGCACTTCGCTGTCGGCCATCCAGGTGATTCTGAAGCTGCGCACCGACGGCTACAAGATTTCCACCCGCGACTTCCTCGAAAACCTGGTGCTGGAAGAGCAGGCCGCCGTGCTCAACGACGACGCGGCCCAGGCCGTGGAGCCTACCACCCAGAACGTTACCGTGGCCCTGAGCCCGGCCCAGCAAGCCCTCGTGCAACAGCCCGCCGCCGCGCACCCCGCCCTGGTATTGCAGGCCCGCGGGTGGCTGTCGGAGGCCATGCTGAGCCAGGTGCTGGACAAGCTGCTGAGCCACCACGAGGTGCTGCGCGCCGCCCTGGTGCAGGCCGGCGGGCAGTGGCAGCTAGAAATTCCGCCCACGGCCAAGCCCCTGATTGCCTACTTTGACCACCGGCCGTTTTCGGAAGCGGAAGCCGCGGAAGAGGAGCGGCAGGTGCTGGCCGCCGCCCGGCAGGAAGAGCTGGGCCAGGGCATGCCAGCCGTGAAATTCCTGGTATTCCGCCGCGCCCAGGCCGACCGGGTGGCCATCGTGGCCCACGCCGCCCTGCTCGACGCCGCGGCCTGGCAGGTGCTGGTAGCCGATATGGTGACGCTCTTCGCGCAGGCCGAGAAAAATAGCACGCTGGCCCTGCCGGCCAAAGCCCACGGCTTCCAGCGCTGGATGGACGAGCTAGCCGCCGCCCCCGCCGCCACTGCCGCCGAGCAAGCCTTCTGGCAAGCTGCCACCGAGGCCAGTGCCGGCAGCCGGACAAGCGCCGAACCAGCGGCGGAGCAGGTGCGCCTTGTCATTCCTTCTATTTCCCAAGCCGCCCTGGCCACCGCCAATCAGGCCTTCGATACGGATTCCGCGCAGCTGGTGCTTACGGCCTTCCTCGGTGCGCTACGGGCCGAGCTGGGCCTGACCACGGCGGCCGTGGAGCTGGCCGCCTCGGCCCGCGAGGCCGGGGGGGAAGAGGGCAATTCGCTGGGCAACTTCACGGTGAATTATCCGCTCGGGTTGGCCCTGAATGATTTCCCGGTCTGGGAAGCGGCCCTTGCGGCCGTGCGCCACCAGGTAGAGCAGGTGCCGGGCAAAGGCACTGGCTATGCCGCCGGTGCAGCCGCCCAAAATGCCCCGGCGGGTGTGCCGCCCTTCCGCTTTGCCTACCAGGAAGCCTCCTTTGCCGATGCCCTGACGGATTCGCCCTTCCAGGCCGCCGAGTACGAAGCTGCCGCCCCGCTGGCCCTGTCGGCCGGGCTCGACTTCTCCGCTACGCTGCTCGACAACGACCAGCTCCAGGTGGTGCTGCGCTACGCCCCCGGCCAGTATTCGGCGACGGTGGTAGAAGCCATTGGCCGCTCGTTTGAAGCCGGGTTGCGGCAGACCGTGGCGGCCTGCGCGGCCCGGGTGGCGGCGCAGGGGCCGCTGTACCGGATTTCCTACAACCAGCAGTATTTCTTCCGCAGCGGCGACATCGACCAGAGTCGGGGCGTGCTGCCCGAGTTTGTGTTTCCCACGGCCAGCGTCGCGCTGTTCCAGTCGTTGTGCACGCAGTTCCTGGCGGCCCTCGATATTCTGCGGGTGCGGTTTGAGCGCCACCACGGCGAGATTTTCCAGCGCGTGGCCCCGGCCGCCACGGTGGTGCCCGACGTGCGCCGCCACCAGGTGGCCGATGCCCACAACGCGGCGGCTACCGAGGCCGTGTTCCAGCGCGAGCTGCACCAGCCCTTCCAGTTCAGCGACCAGCAGCTGGTTCGTTTCGTGGTGGTGCACGATGCCCAGGTGGCGCGCTGCCAGATCGTGGTGCACCACGCCGTGACGGACGGGGCTTCCAACCAGCTGCTCGTGCAGCTGATTCAGTCCCTGATGAGCGGACAGATGGAGCCCCTGCAACACTTCGTGCAAACGGCCCCCCGCTACTGGGACTACATCCGCTGGCAGAGCCGGTTTATGCGCTCGGCCACGGCCCGGCAGCAGCTCTCTTACTGGACCACCAACCTGGCGGGCTTCGAGCACACCGCGCCCCTGGGGGGCAAGGCCGAGGAAGAGCAGTTCGATTACCTGTTCCGCATCAGCCAGGTGATTCAAGGCGACAGCCACGAGCGGATTCTGGCCTTCTGCAAAGCCTACGAAATCGACCTGAGCAGCTTCTTCCTCACGGCCTTCGCCCTCACGCTCTACGCCCGCAGCGGGGCCGAGGAAACCATTGTCGACATCTTCTCCAACGGCCGCGACCAGCTGATTCCGGGCGTGGCGGTGCCCCAGCTCGTGGGCGTCATTGCCAACAAGCTGCCCATCAAGCTGCGCCTCAGCGAGCAGATGAGCTTCGGGCAGGTCTGTAAGCAGGTGATGGAGGTGTACTACGAAGGCCGCCTGCACCAGCAGATTCCCTACATCGAGATGGAAAAGGCCCTGCGCGCCGCCTGCCAGCACACGCTGGGCGACTTCGTGCAGGTGCGCTTCAACTACTTTGACTACTCGGCCTTCCCGTTTGGCAAGGGCACCGAGGGCTTCACCAGCCAGGCCAAGGAAGTGAAGCTGATCGGCAACAACGCCGCCGTGCTCAGCAACTACCGCCTGATTCTGGACTGCAAAGCCTACCAGGACACCGTGAAGCTGGAGTGGAAGTACCCCTGCACCGAGACGTTCGAGGGCTGGGAAGACACCATTCTGCCCATCGTGCGCCTCATCACGGAAAGCACCCAGGCGCCCCTCTCGCGCATCGGGGCGGAAGCGGCGGCGCCGGAAGCCGCGGCGGAAAGCGCCGACGACCTGGTGACCATGACCATATAA